The Primulina huaijiensis isolate GDHJ02 chromosome 12, ASM1229523v2, whole genome shotgun sequence genome has a window encoding:
- the LOC140989200 gene encoding alcohol dehydrogenase 1-like: protein MSSSAGQVIRCKAAVSWEAGKPLVIEEVEVAPPQKMEVRLKILFTSLCHTDLHFWEAKGQTPLFPRIFGHEAGGIVESVGEDVTDLKPGDHVLPVFTGECKECLHCKSAESNMCETLRINTERGVMLSDGKARFSKNGQPIYHFLGTSTFSEYTVVHVGCVAKINPAAPLDKVCVLSCGISTGLGATMNVAKPTKGSTVAIFGLGAVGLAAAEGARICGASRIIGIDLNSNRFDAARKFGLTEFVNPKDHDKPIQEVIAEMTDGGVDRSLECTGNVNAMISAFECVHDGWGVAVLVGVPSKDDAFKTHPLNVLNERTLRGTFFGNFKPRSDIPAVVEKYMNKELELDKFITHRVPFSDINKAFDLMVGGEGLRCIIDMGK, encoded by the exons ATGTCGAGCTCAGCTGGTCAAGTTATTCGATGCAAAG CCGCCGTGTCATGGGAAGCAGGGAAGCCACTGGTGATCGAAGAAGTGGAGGTGGCACCGCCTCAGAAAATGGAAGTTCGACTGAAGATCCTTTTCACCTCACTTTGCCACACGGATCTCCACTTCTGGGAAGCCAAG GGGCAAACGCcactttttcctcgcatctttggTCATGAAGCTGGAGG AATCGTCGAGAGTGTAGGTGAAGATGTCACAGATCTCAAACCAGGCGACCATGTTCTTCCTGTGTTCACTGGCGAATGCAAGGAATGTCTTCACTGCAAATCAGCAGAAAGCAACATGTGTGAAACTTTGAGGATAAACACAGAGCGAGGCGTCATGCTTAGTGATGGCAAGGCGAGGTTTTCCAAGAACGGGCAACCGATATATCATTTTCTTGGAACATCCACTTTTAGCGAATATACGGTTGTGCATGTTGGCTGTGTCGCCAAGATCAATCCTGCAGCGCCACTGGATAAAGTTTGTGTTCTTAGCTGTGGGATATCAACTG GACTTGGCGCGACTATGAACGTAGCCAAACCGACCAAAGGCTCGACTGTTGCCATTTTCGGATTGGGAGCTGTTGGCTTAGCT GCAGCCGAAGGAGCCCGGATTTGTGGGGCGTCGAGGATCATTGGAATAGATTTGAACTCGAATCGGTTCGATGCAG CAAGGAAATTTGGTTTGACGGAGTTTGTGAACCCCAAAGATCACGACAAGCCTATTCAAGAG GTCATTGCAGAGATGACAGATGGTGGAGTCGATCGAAGCTTAGAGTGCACAGGAAATGTTAATGCTATGATATCTGCTTTTGAATGCGTTCACGAT GGTTGGGGCGTTGCTGTACTTGTTGGAGTTCCGAGCAAGGACGATGCATTCAAAACTCATCCTCTCAATGTGTTGAATGAGAGAACTCTTAGAGGAACTTTTTTTGGTAACTTTAAGCCCCGGAGCGACATCCCAGCCGTAGTTGAGAAGTACATGAATAAG GAGCTCGAGCTGGACAAATTCATCACACACAGAGTTCCTTTCTCAGATATCAACAAGGCGTTCGACCTGATGGTTGGTGGTGAGGGCTTGCGTTGCATCATCGACATGGGGAAATAA
- the LOC140989305 gene encoding uncharacterized protein, whose protein sequence is MNSIHSTRFLLNSAMIQAPQRPPMDFSHIFSPFCPSILLNISSRPFVVLAKKNSEFEPVIKPSNVEDDDYDDIEDDSFLDEFENEDMVDDEGYFKDEYFEEEAEPSVGDGAGGGGISLAGTGWDKKALEIAEEVAMSFDEELGIYAFRTLLNASIQVRIERLTNKSGSPTMMDIESFSTEYRARLDEAESAGSIPENIALEVSSPGVERVVRIPQDLVRFKERNMYVKYVTEAAETGSSSEHDGIFRLISFDSEANTCTWGLADVRVNREKSGRGRPLNKKQKEWRLELPLHCLHLVRFYSEI, encoded by the exons ATGAACTCTATTCATTCAACTCGCTTTCTTCTTAATTCTGCAATGATTCAAGCACCACAGAGACCACCCATGGATTTTAGTCATATTTTTTCCCCGTTTTGTCCTTCAATATTGCTCAATATTTCTTCGAGGCCCTTCGTTGTTCTTGCGAAGAAGAATTCTGAGTTCGAACCGGTTATAAAGCCATCCAATGTCGAAGATGATGATTACGATGATATAGAAGATGATTCTTTTCTTGATGAGTTTGAAAATG AGGATATGGTAGATGACGAGGGTTATTTTAAGGATGAGTATTTTGAAGAAGAGGCCGAACCTTCT GTAGGAGATGGAGCTGGAGGAGGTGGGATATCATTAGCTGGGACTGGCTGGGATAAAAAAGCTTTAGAAATTGCTGAAGAAGTCGCCATGTCATTTGATGAAGAACTGGGTATCTATGCGTTTAGGACTCTGTTAAATGCGAGTATCCAAGTTCGAATCGAGAGGCTCACAAATAA GTCTGGTTCGCCCACTATGATGGACATTGAAAGTTTTTCAACTGAATATAGAGCACGGCTCGATGAAGCAGAATCTGCTGGATCTATTCCTGAGAACATAGCGCTAGAG GTGTCTTCACCCGGTGTTGAAAGGGTTGTTAGAATTCCTCAAGATCTTGTCCGGTTTAAGGAGCGTAACATGTATGTAAAATATGTTACAGAAGCAGCGGAGACTGGTTCTTCATCCGAGCATGATGGAATCTTTAGACTTATATCTTTTGATTCAGAGGCTAACACTTGCACATGGGGCTTAGCAGATGTCAGAGTAAATAGAGAAAAATCAGGTAGAGGCCGGCCACTCAACAAAAAGCAGAAAGAGTGGCGACTCGAATTACCACTACACTGTCTGCATTTAGTTCGGTTTTATTCTGAAATATGA
- the LOC140989705 gene encoding zinc finger CCCH domain-containing protein 55-like, whose translation MSERRKRKSFWDTEEEAKRPSSMNEPNSWSGKEHHCNYDDRHYHGLSSSGTSSIKKSLDNSGRASWETNEENPTVLMGDGFVKRRQDASEVKEIGGVSRFFKNMSPGFDGMERRNCNSSLEDDRSHSRRFPARGRSRSRGRTSGRSRSRSLSRGRGRDRERGRGWSRSRSRSNDSARGLSRSRSPIEDYRRQSYGWSDRSRGPDKSSQNCRDYVAGSCRRGSQCRFLHPSNVSHRDGDRLEDDPAESWRNKVDRIRTSKHAYSRGPEMQDDDSEPNRRKDEQFLTKNRNAFPCKDFMRGNCRWADSCRFSHHSASGESFGKSCSVRSFDKDSGHQSNQYEKPICKFFAAGECDRNNCRFSHEIINKGSLHDKSNWSDDAMRVSDAVNTVGWGEKNVADTKSTDDFSNEMGNGMENEDKTWGVLDWKEILSNREKQTSPPRESSNHDQDIGYNEYMVKASVANKLEQLILLNSQLQNQDEFLNVRQQNSLHGHHSFSVKALQQNTSSTSHIQQQHPEMLQNDIVNQFVSGVLDGVKKSQKTTHPDFFSGQSLNEKGERMFLGHSSISNETIRGRNMLYPMPSNEVVTDLNLPETKIVVPLNLQAEMQNHQKAIKSPKMSESKVLQFFPNLLTNEHSTQVTNSPIVIPDQPVGHVTENPAIFLGQRFVNEQAQAYQSIDPSNSSGVIPSLSDTGVGVHTPLVNTINAQMSPVTASRDMFNPLENGTDAGELSSRCLVPRTEQNSQIHMKQSSPLSVGMEVDNLKVNDQENVTAKQDQVTAKPENEALGEQSKDDKENKASETLDGHGKNEGGNNTKDEKGMRLFKNSLVEFVKEILKPTWKEGRMSREAHKTVVKKVVDKVTGTIQADHVPKTQEKIEHYLSCSKPKIAKLVQAYVERCRKAES comes from the exons ATGAGTGAAAGGAGAAAACGTAAATCATTTTGGGATACGGAAGAAGAGGCCAAACGCCCGTCTAGTATGAATGAGCCTAATTCTTGGTCTGGAAAGGAACACCATTGTAATTATGATGACAGGCATTATCATGGATTGTCTTCATCTGGAACATCTTCCATAAAAAAGTCTCTGGATAATTCTGGACGAGCGTCTTGGGAAACCAATGAAGAAAACCCAACTGTACTAATGGGTGATGGTTTTGTCAAAAGACGACAAGATGCTTCGGAAGTTAAGGAAATAGGTGGGGTTAGCAGATTTTTCAAGAACATGTCTCCAGGATTTGATGGAATGGAAAGGCGTAACTGTAACAGCAGTTTAGAAGATGATCGAAGCCATTCACGTAG GTTCCCTGCAAGAGGCAGAAGCCGGAGTAGAGGCAGGACAAGTGGCAGGAGTCGGAGTAGGAGCTTGAGCAGGGGTAGAGGTAGGGACAGGGAGCGGGGGAGAGGCTGGAGCAGAAGTAGAAGCAGAAGTAATGACAGTGCAAGGGGTCTGAGCAGAAGTCGTAGTCCAATTGAAGATTATAGACGCCAGTCTTATGGATGGAGTGACAGATCAAGAGGCCCTGATAAATCATCTCAAAATTGTAGAGACTATGTTGCAGGAAGTTGCAGGAGAGGCAGCCAATGTAGATTTCTTCATCCTAGTAATGTAAGCCACAGGGATGGGGATCGCTTGGAAGATGACCCTGCAGAAAGTTGGAGAAATAAAGTAGACCGAATCCGTACTTCAAAACATGCTTACAGTAGAGGTCCTGAAATGCAGGATGATGATTCTGAACCTAATCGTCGAAAGGATGAGCAGTTCTTAACCAAAAATAGAAATGCGTTCCCTTGCAAGGACTTCATGAGGGGGAATTGTCGTTGGGCAGATTCTTGCAGATTTTCTCACCATTCTGCTTCTGGTGAGAGTTTTGGCAAAAGTTGCAGTGTGAGATCTTTTGATAAGGACAGTGGTCATCAGTCGAACCAATACGAGAAACCCATCTGCAAATTTTTTGCTGCAGGGGAGTGTGATAGGAATAATTGCAGGTTTTCTCATGAAATCATTAACAAAGGCAGTTTGCATGACAAGAGTAACTGGTCGGATGATGCAATGAGGGTCTCGGATGCTGTGAACACTGTTGGTTGGGGTGAAAAGAATGTAGCAGACACAAAAAGTACTGATGATTTTAGTAATGAAATGGGCAATGGGATGGAAAATGAGGACAAAACTTGGGGAGTACTGGATTGGAAAGAGATACTTTCGAATAGAGAGAAACAAACTTCTCCTCCCAGGGAAAGTAGCAATCATGACCAAGACATAGGCTATAATGAATATATGGTTAAGGCCAGTGTGGCAAACAAACTAGAACAACTCATCTTACTCAACTCTCAGTTACAAAACCAGGATGAATTTTTGAATGTCCGACAACAAAATTCACTGCACGGACATCACAGCTTCTCTGTCAAAGCCTTGCAACAGAATACTTCTTCCACTTCACACATTCAACAGCAGCATCCGGAAATGTTACAAAATGATATTGTGAATCAGTTTGTCTCTGGTGTTCTTGATGGGGTAAAGAAATCCCAAAAAACCACTCATCCTGATTTTTTCTCGGGGCAAAGCTTGAACGAAAAAGGTGAGAGAATGTTTCTTGGGCATTCTTCAATTTCAAATGAAACTATAAGAGGACGGAATATGCTCTATCCTATGCCATCAAATGAAGTTGTTACCGACTTGAATCTGCCTGAGACGAAGATAGTCGTGCCTTTGAATTTGCAAGCTGAGATGCAGAACCATCAGAAAGCTATTAAATCCCCTAAAATGTCAGAATCAAAGGTCCTtcaattttttccaaatttgtTGACCAATGAGCACTCTACTCAAGTGACAAACTCTCCAATTGTTATCCCTGATCAACCAGTTGGTCATGTGACTGAAAATCCTGCTATATTTTTGGGACAAAGATTTGTGAATGAACAAGCACAAGCATATCAAAGCATCGATCCCTCCAATTCTAGTGGGGTGATTCCTTCTCTTTCTGATACCGGGGTCGGGGTTCATACCCCCCTTGTTAATACAATAAATGCACAAATGAGTCCCGTTACGGCTTCCCGTGATATGTTTAATCCCTTGGAAAATGGAACGGATGCTGGCGAGCTCAGCAGTCGTTGTTTAGTCCCGAGAACTGAACAAAATAGTCAGATACATATGAAGCAATCATCTCCTTTATCTGTTGGCATGGAAGTTGATAATTTGAAGGTGAATGATCAAGAAAATGTGACGGCGAAGCAAGATCAAGTAACTGCCAAACCAGAAAATGAAGCCCTTGGTGAGCAAAGCAAGGACGATAAAGAAAACAAGGCATCAGAAACTCTGGATGGCCATGGGAAAAATGAAGGGGGAAATAATACAAAGGATGAAAAGGGAATGcgtttatttaaaaattctctTGTAGAATTTGTAAAGGAGATTTTGAAGCCTACATGGAAAGAAGGTCGAATGAGTCGGGAGGCTCATAAAACGGTAGTGAAAAAGGTGGTTGACAAAGTGACTGGTACAATTCAAGCTGATCATGTTCCAAAGACACAGGAAAAAATCGAACATTACTTGTCATGCTCTAAACCGAAAATTGCCAAACTTGTGCAA GCATACGTGGAGCGCTGTCGAAAGGCGGAGTCTTGA